The proteins below are encoded in one region of Micromonospora sp. DSM 45708:
- a CDS encoding carbohydrate ABC transporter permease: MADVIEVGAARDGAPPPAVRTRRRRATERGNRTTPYLFLAPYLILFGVFGLAPILFGLWISLHQWDLQLPNRPFIGLDNYRDLFSSESAIYGDWWSSVRATGIFTLFSVPLLVVIPLGLALLLNRSFPGRTFFRAAFFAPYVLGVAVIGLLWRFLLDANLGLVNRLLGLVGLPSDTPWVTDVPWAWVSLVGVTVWWTCGFNAVIYLAGLQDIPAELYEAAKVDGAGGWDRFRHVTIPGLRPVMLFVFTTTILASANVFGQAFLITQGAPGEQTRTVVWRIVDEGLRDYDAGRAAAMSVFFALMLAVVSIVNFRLFRYRED, from the coding sequence GTGGCGGACGTGATCGAGGTCGGGGCGGCGCGTGACGGCGCGCCGCCCCCGGCGGTGCGTACCCGGCGCCGGCGCGCGACGGAACGCGGCAACCGGACGACGCCGTACCTCTTCCTCGCGCCGTACCTGATCCTGTTCGGCGTCTTCGGTCTGGCGCCGATCCTGTTCGGGCTCTGGATCAGCCTGCACCAGTGGGACCTGCAACTGCCCAACCGGCCGTTCATCGGGCTGGACAACTACCGGGATCTCTTCTCCAGCGAATCGGCGATCTACGGGGACTGGTGGTCCAGCGTCCGGGCGACCGGCATCTTCACGCTGTTCTCGGTGCCGCTGCTGGTGGTCATCCCGCTGGGGTTGGCGCTGCTGCTCAACCGCTCGTTCCCCGGGCGCACGTTCTTCCGGGCCGCGTTCTTCGCCCCGTACGTGCTGGGCGTGGCGGTGATCGGCCTGCTCTGGCGGTTCCTGCTGGACGCCAACCTGGGCCTGGTCAACCGGCTGCTCGGTCTGGTCGGGCTCCCCTCGGACACGCCGTGGGTCACCGACGTGCCGTGGGCCTGGGTCTCCCTGGTCGGTGTGACGGTGTGGTGGACGTGCGGCTTCAACGCGGTGATCTACCTGGCCGGGCTCCAGGACATCCCCGCCGAGCTGTACGAGGCGGCGAAGGTCGACGGGGCCGGCGGGTGGGACCGGTTCCGCCACGTCACGATCCCCGGCCTGCGCCCGGTCATGCTCTTCGTCTTCACCACCACGATCCTCGCCTCGGCGAACGTCTTCGGGCAGGCGTTCCTGATCACCCAGGGCGCGCCGGGCGAGCAGACCCGGACCGTGGTCTGGCGGATCGTGGACGAGGGCCTGCGCGACTACGACGCCGGTCGGGCCGCCGCGATGAGCGTGTTCTTCGCGCTGATGCTGGCCGTGGTGAGCATCGTCAACTTCCGGCTGTTCCGCTACCGGGAAGACTGA
- a CDS encoding ABC transporter substrate-binding protein: MIQNELSRRRLLGLGVGLGAAASLTLAGCGGGSSSPDRAGTAGNGGKDYTGPKVDLKLWNGFTGGDGEIFKTLVQQFNSEHQNIAVSVVTYEWADYYSKLPGAVSSGSGPDIAVMHMDQLATFAARGTISELDDVAKTLELSEGDFAPTVWKGGLYNEKRYGIPLDMHPLGFYYNKAVMQKAGLDPEKPPTTRDEYTAALTELKKSGVQGFWVSPFQFTGGMTFYSLLHQWGGTLFDAEVAKATFNSDPAVEACTWLVDMVKQGFSPANVGQDADYLAFKGGKNAFNWNGIWQINDLKKSPNVQWGVAPLPQIGSQKAAWANSHNFTIVKQRSANENKVSGAKVFINWLSEHSLDWAKGGQVPARKEVRESADFTALTEVNALAPELEYAAFPPATPGLGEVILTFYNAFNEAALNKKSPKQALDDGVAKANKQLEDNRKKYGN; encoded by the coding sequence ATGATCCAGAACGAGTTGAGCCGGCGGCGCCTGCTCGGCCTCGGCGTCGGCCTCGGCGCGGCGGCCTCGCTGACACTGGCCGGCTGCGGTGGTGGCAGCAGCAGTCCCGACCGGGCCGGCACGGCCGGCAACGGCGGCAAGGACTACACCGGCCCCAAGGTCGACCTGAAGCTGTGGAACGGCTTCACCGGCGGCGACGGCGAGATCTTCAAGACGCTCGTCCAGCAGTTCAACAGCGAGCACCAGAACATCGCGGTCAGCGTGGTCACCTACGAGTGGGCGGACTACTACAGCAAGCTGCCCGGCGCGGTTTCCAGCGGCAGTGGGCCGGACATCGCGGTCATGCACATGGACCAGCTCGCCACGTTCGCCGCCCGCGGAACGATCAGCGAGCTGGACGACGTGGCCAAGACGCTGGAACTCAGCGAGGGCGACTTCGCCCCCACGGTGTGGAAGGGCGGCCTCTACAACGAGAAGCGGTACGGCATCCCGCTGGACATGCACCCGCTGGGCTTCTACTACAACAAGGCGGTCATGCAGAAGGCCGGCCTGGACCCGGAGAAGCCGCCGACCACCCGGGACGAGTACACCGCCGCGCTGACCGAGCTGAAGAAGTCCGGCGTGCAGGGCTTCTGGGTCAGCCCGTTCCAGTTCACCGGCGGCATGACGTTCTACAGCCTGCTGCACCAGTGGGGCGGGACGCTCTTCGACGCCGAGGTGGCGAAGGCGACGTTCAACTCCGACCCGGCGGTCGAGGCGTGCACCTGGCTGGTCGACATGGTCAAGCAGGGCTTCTCGCCGGCCAACGTCGGCCAGGACGCCGACTACCTGGCGTTCAAGGGCGGCAAGAACGCCTTCAACTGGAACGGCATCTGGCAGATCAACGATCTGAAGAAGAGCCCGAACGTGCAGTGGGGCGTGGCGCCGCTGCCCCAGATCGGCAGCCAGAAGGCCGCCTGGGCGAACTCGCACAACTTCACCATCGTCAAGCAGCGCTCGGCGAACGAGAACAAGGTCTCCGGTGCCAAGGTCTTCATCAACTGGCTGAGCGAGCACTCGCTGGACTGGGCCAAGGGCGGCCAGGTGCCGGCCCGCAAGGAGGTCCGGGAGAGCGCTGACTTCACGGCGCTCACCGAGGTCAACGCGCTGGCCCCGGAGCTGGAGTACGCGGCGTTCCCGCCGGCCACGCCGGGCCTCGGCGAGGTCATCCTGACGTTCTACAACGCCTTCAACGAGGCGGCGCTGAACAAGAAGTCGCCGAAGCAGGCGCTCGACGACGGCGTGGCCAAGGCCAACAAGCAGCTCGAGGACAACCGCAAGAAGTACGGGAACTGA
- the arfA gene encoding arabinosylfuranosidase ArfA, which translates to MPNAQLTVDPAFRVGPADRRIFGSFVEHMGRCVYGGVYEPGHPDADPRGFRRDVLDLTREMGVSVVRYPGGNFVSGYRWEDGVGPVGDRPRRLDLAWKTIETNAFGLNEFMTWAAEADVEPMMAVNLGTRGVAEACDLLEYANHPGGTQLSDLRRKHGAEQPYGVRLWCLGNEMDGPWQVGHKTADEYGRLAAETARAMKMVDPSISLIACGSSNRGMPTFAGWEATVLEHTYEHVDYISAHTYYDPSDGDRASILASAVDMDAFITEVTATADYVGAKLRQKRKLKISFDEWNVWYQSRLQADLDRRGWVEAPALIEDDYTADDAVVVGDLLITLLRHADRVGVACQAQLANVIAPIRTRTGGPAWRQSIFHPFALTARYARGTVLRTEPVGPTYATKRYGDVPVLDTVAVHDEETGELAVFAVNRGPHDLPLDLDLRGLPGLRGTAHTTLAAGDDPAATNTEADPERVTPRELTTPTLDGGRCSVALPATSWNLLRFTPQQ; encoded by the coding sequence GTGCCGAACGCGCAGCTCACGGTCGACCCGGCGTTCCGGGTCGGTCCGGCCGACCGCCGGATCTTCGGCTCCTTCGTCGAGCACATGGGGCGGTGCGTCTACGGCGGGGTCTACGAACCGGGGCACCCGGACGCCGACCCGCGCGGCTTCCGTCGCGACGTGCTGGACCTGACCCGGGAGATGGGCGTCTCGGTGGTCCGCTATCCCGGCGGCAACTTCGTCTCCGGCTACCGCTGGGAGGACGGCGTCGGCCCGGTCGGTGACCGTCCGCGTCGGCTCGACCTGGCCTGGAAGACGATCGAGACCAACGCGTTCGGGCTCAACGAGTTCATGACCTGGGCCGCCGAGGCCGACGTCGAGCCGATGATGGCGGTCAACCTCGGCACGCGGGGCGTCGCCGAGGCCTGCGACCTGCTGGAGTACGCCAACCACCCGGGCGGCACCCAACTGTCCGACCTGCGCCGCAAGCACGGCGCCGAGCAGCCGTACGGGGTACGGCTGTGGTGCCTCGGCAACGAGATGGACGGGCCGTGGCAGGTCGGCCACAAGACCGCCGACGAGTACGGCCGGCTGGCCGCCGAGACCGCCCGCGCGATGAAGATGGTCGACCCGTCGATCAGCCTGATCGCCTGCGGCAGCTCCAACCGGGGCATGCCCACGTTCGCCGGCTGGGAGGCGACCGTGCTGGAGCACACCTACGAGCACGTCGACTACATCTCCGCCCACACCTACTACGACCCCTCCGACGGGGACCGGGCCAGCATCCTCGCCTCCGCCGTCGACATGGACGCGTTCATCACCGAGGTGACCGCCACCGCCGACTACGTCGGCGCCAAGCTGCGGCAGAAGCGCAAGCTGAAGATCTCCTTCGACGAGTGGAACGTCTGGTACCAGTCGCGCCTCCAGGCCGACCTGGACCGGCGCGGCTGGGTGGAGGCGCCCGCGCTGATCGAGGACGACTACACCGCGGACGACGCGGTGGTGGTCGGCGACCTGCTGATCACGCTGCTCCGGCACGCCGACCGGGTCGGGGTGGCCTGCCAGGCCCAGCTCGCCAACGTGATCGCCCCGATCCGCACCCGCACCGGCGGTCCCGCCTGGCGGCAGAGCATCTTCCACCCGTTCGCGCTGACCGCCCGGTACGCGCGCGGCACCGTGCTGCGCACCGAACCGGTCGGACCGACGTACGCCACGAAGCGGTACGGCGACGTGCCGGTGCTGGACACCGTCGCCGTGCACGACGAGGAAACCGGCGAGCTGGCCGTCTTCGCGGTCAACCGGGGTCCGCACGACCTCCCGCTCGACCTGGACCTGCGCGGCCTGCCGGGGCTGCGCGGGACGGCGCACACCACGCTCGCGGCCGGGGACGACCCGGCTGCCACGAACACCGAGGCGGACCCCGAGCGGGTCACGCCCCGGGAGCTCACCACCCCCACCCTCGACGGCGGGCGCTGCTCCGTGGCGCTGCCCGCCACCTCCTGGAACCTGCTGCGCTTCACGCCCCAGCAGTGA
- a CDS encoding LacI family DNA-binding transcriptional regulator, producing the protein MRHRLKDVAERAGVSVKTVSNVVNGYQHVRADTRARVEEAIAELHYRPNLSARNLRKGRTGVIALAVPELDIPYFAELARHVVAAAAEHGWTVLIDQTGGGPEQERKAASGIGDHMIDGLILSPLALTADDLVGLDGLPMVLLGERVDHGPADHVMIDNVAAAREITAHLVGLGRRRIAAIGSQRTPEGASARLRLAGYASALAEAGIEYDDSLVAPAPAWHRADGAAAMRHLLTAEVRPDAVFCFNDTLALGALRALHESGLRVPDDVAVAGFDDIEDGRFSIPTLSTVAPDKERIARLAVELLAGRLGPDREAPPRELFAPHRLALRESAP; encoded by the coding sequence GTGCGGCACAGGCTCAAGGACGTGGCGGAGCGGGCCGGCGTGTCGGTGAAGACCGTCTCGAACGTCGTCAACGGCTACCAGCACGTGCGCGCCGACACCCGGGCCCGGGTCGAGGAGGCCATCGCCGAGCTTCACTACCGACCCAACCTGTCGGCCCGCAACCTGCGCAAGGGGCGCACCGGCGTGATCGCCCTGGCCGTGCCCGAGCTCGACATCCCGTACTTCGCCGAACTGGCCCGGCACGTGGTCGCCGCCGCCGCCGAGCACGGCTGGACGGTGCTGATCGACCAGACCGGCGGCGGCCCGGAGCAGGAGCGCAAGGCCGCCAGCGGGATCGGCGACCACATGATCGACGGCCTGATCCTCAGCCCGCTCGCGCTCACCGCCGACGACCTCGTCGGCCTCGACGGCCTGCCCATGGTGCTGCTCGGCGAGCGCGTCGACCACGGCCCCGCCGACCACGTCATGATCGACAACGTGGCCGCCGCCCGGGAGATCACCGCCCACCTGGTCGGGCTCGGCCGCCGCCGGATCGCCGCCATCGGCTCCCAGCGCACCCCCGAGGGCGCCAGCGCCCGGCTGCGCCTGGCCGGCTACGCCAGCGCGTTGGCCGAGGCCGGCATCGAGTACGACGACAGCCTGGTGGCGCCCGCGCCGGCCTGGCACCGCGCGGACGGTGCCGCCGCCATGCGGCACCTGCTCACCGCCGAGGTGCGCCCCGACGCCGTCTTCTGCTTCAACGACACGCTCGCGCTCGGCGCGCTGCGCGCCCTGCACGAGTCCGGCCTGCGCGTGCCGGATGACGTCGCGGTCGCCGGCTTCGACGACATCGAGGACGGCCGGTTCTCGATCCCCACGCTGAGCACGGTCGCCCCGGACAAGGAGCGCATCGCCCGACTCGCCGTGGAACTGCTCGCCGGCCGTCTCGGCCCCGACCGCGAGGCCCCGCCGCGCGAACTGTTCGCCCCCCACCGCCTGGCCCTCCGAGAATCCGCCCCCTGA
- a CDS encoding methyltransferase domain-containing protein produces the protein MVAMGQAALSGERLRQADGFLAEAWADLARHDERLRGTTVEVRFDRGVAHLTGEVADPAELRLVRELIGRLAGVLGVWCRVGVAGRPPVVVDLGCGATKQWPGNLGLDIYPAPGVDAVANLSGSLPLRDDSVDVFFAVHIVEHLIDFLPLFDECHRVLRPGGVLHVMSPWWRHVNAVADPTHVRLLDVQTFKGICGQRPPGTPRWYPLHVGCDGASVFADLTPLPPNAPAPPPSHLARFFD, from the coding sequence ATGGTGGCGATGGGGCAGGCCGCGCTCTCGGGTGAGCGGCTCCGGCAGGCCGACGGCTTCCTCGCCGAGGCGTGGGCCGACCTGGCCCGGCACGACGAGCGGCTCCGTGGCACGACCGTCGAGGTGCGCTTCGACCGGGGCGTGGCCCACCTGACCGGGGAGGTTGCCGACCCGGCGGAACTGCGGCTGGTACGGGAGTTGATCGGCCGGCTGGCCGGGGTGCTCGGGGTCTGGTGCCGGGTCGGCGTGGCCGGTCGACCGCCGGTCGTGGTCGACCTGGGCTGCGGTGCCACCAAGCAGTGGCCGGGCAACCTGGGGTTGGACATCTACCCGGCGCCGGGGGTGGACGCGGTCGCCAATCTGTCCGGCTCGCTGCCGCTGCGGGACGACTCGGTGGACGTGTTCTTCGCGGTGCACATCGTCGAGCACCTGATCGATTTTCTGCCGCTGTTCGACGAGTGCCACCGGGTGCTCCGGCCCGGCGGCGTACTGCACGTGATGAGCCCCTGGTGGCGGCACGTCAACGCGGTGGCCGACCCGACCCACGTCCGTCTGCTCGACGTGCAGACGTTCAAGGGCATCTGCGGTCAGCGCCCGCCCGGCACCCCGCGCTGGTATCCGCTGCACGTCGGCTGCGACGGCGCCTCCGTCTTCGCCGACCTGACCCCACTCCCACCGAACGCCCCCGCCCCGCCCCCCTCCCACCTGGCCCGCTTCTTCGACTGA